The Pelecanus crispus isolate bPelCri1 chromosome 26, bPelCri1.pri, whole genome shotgun sequence genomic sequence GCCCTGGAACGGGGCCACTCTGCACCCCTTGGTGCCTGCTGGTGCCCAGAACAATGGGCAGGATCCGGCCCCTGGGATGAGCTGGCCGCATCCAGCCCCGGGGACTGGCCCTTCCCAGCTGGGTGCTAGCCCATCCTgcggggggtcctgggctggtGCTgcggctggggggggtgggtgggggaggagggggggagcccgggggtgACGTGGCCCTGTGTCCTGTCCCCGCAGCGCGAGTGCATCTCCATCCATGTGGGCCAAGCGGGCGTGCAGATCGGCAACGCCTGCTGGGAGCTGTACTGCCTGGAGCACGGCATCCAGCCCGACGGGCAGATGCCCAGCGACAAGACCATCGGCGGCGGGGACGACTCCTTCAACACCTTCTTCAGCGAGACGGGGGCCGGCAAGCACGTGCCCCGGGCCGTCTTCGTGGACCTGGAGCCCACGGTGATCGGtgagcgcggggcggggggcggcagcgggcgccACGGGCGCGGTGCGGCGTTAATGGCTGCTGGGCGCTAACGGGGCGGGCGCGCTCTCCCCCGCAGACGAGGTGCGCACGGGGACGTACCGGCAGCTCTTCCACCCCGAGCAGCTGATCACGGGCAAGGAGGATGCGGCCAACAACTACGCCCGTGGGCACTACACCATCGGGAAGGAGATCATCGACCTGGTCCTCGACCGCATCCGCAAGCTGGtaggggcggggagggggcttgCAGGTGGTGTGAGCTGAGGACAAAGGCTCGGTTCTCAGTCTCACCCTCCCCTCTGGACTAGCTGGGGCTGGGTTTTagatttaatatattaattaatGTTAATCCTGTTCTGCAGCGGCTGCCATTGGCCAGCAGCGGGCTGCAGCGCAGCTGGGGTGTTGGAGCTGCTCCAcagcgccgcggcccccgggcgCTGGCGGTGCTGAGCTGTGCAATTCCCTCTTTGTTCCTGCTTGGCTCTCACCATGGCCCAGTCCAGCTGCGTTGCGGCTTGGGACGGGCGTCCCGGTGATGGTGGAGCCAGCCCTGACCGGCTCCTCCTGGAGCTGttgtggctgtgctggggctgcggtgctTTGTCCCGTTCTCTGATGCCCAAACCCCGTCCCCAAACCTGTCCCCGTTCTGCTGAGCCAGCGGCACCCGGCCTCCCTGCGAGGTGCTCCTGGCCAGTGTCCCACCCCAGGGACCGTGGGGCTTCCCTGCGGGATTCACCGCTCCCATGAGTCGGTGCCCAGCTACCCTGTCACCCATTGCAGtggctcctgctctgctgctggaaatCCCCCAAATGTCCTTGTGAAGCCACAAAGGAAGGAgcaacttctgctgctgcccggACTAAACATGCCCCCCCTTGTCTCTCCTTGCCAGGCTGACCAGTGCACGGGGCTGCAGGGCTTCCTGGTCTTCCACAGCTTCGGGGGCGGCACCGGCTCCGGCTTCACCTCCCTGCTCATGGAGCGCCTGTCCGTCGACTACGGCAAGAAGTCCAAGCTGGAGTTCTCCATCTACCCGGCCCCGCAGGTCTCCACGGCCGTGGTGGAGCCCTACAACTCCATCCTCACCACCCACACCACCCTGGAGCACTCCGACTGCGCCTTCATGGTGGACAACGAGGCCATCTATGACATCTGCCGCCGCAACCTGGACATCGAGAGGCCCACCTACACCAACCTCAATAGGTTGATAGGCCAGATCGTGTCCTCCATCACGGCCTCCCTGCGCTTTGACGGGGCGCTGAACGTCGACCTGACGGAGTTCCAGACCAACCTGGTGCCGTACCCCCGCATCCACTTCCCGCTGGCCACCTACGCCCCCGTCATCTCGGCCGAGAAGGCTTACCATGAGCAGCTCTCGGTGGCCGAGATCACCAACGCCTGCTTTGAGCCGGCCAACCAGATGGTAAAGTGCGACCCGCGGCACGGCAAGTACATGGCGTGCTGCCTGCTGTACCGCGGGGACGTGGTGCCCAAGGATGTCAACGCCGCCATCGCCACCATCAAGACCAAGCGCACCATCCAGTTCGTGGACTGGTGCCCGACTGGTTTCAAGGTGGGCATCAACTACCAGCCGCCCACGGTGGTGCCCGGGGGGGACCTGGCCAAGGTGCAGCGCGCCGTGTGCATGCTGAGCAACACCACGGCCATCGCCGAGGCCTGGGCCCGCCTGGACCACAAGTTTGACCTGATGTACGCCAAGCGGGCGTTCGTGCACTGGTACGTGGGGGAGGGCATGGAGGAGGGGGAGTTCTCGGAGGCCCGGGAGGACATGGCCGCCCTGGAGAAGGATTACGAGGAGGTGGGGGTGGATTCagtggaaggggaaggagaggaggaaggggaggaataCTAAACTCTCACAAGGGTGCTGCTCTTACAGGGAACATAACCTAGTTGAAGACCCCGCCGTGGGTCTGTAGCAGTGTGTGCGCCGCGGTCTGTCCTGTTCAATGGTCTGTGCTTCAGTGGAAAAGTCTGTTACGGACCCACCCGTCCTCTTCCGTGGGTCTGAATAAAAAGCATTCCCTGTCTTACCCCCTGGCTCTGGTGTCTTTACTCCCTGCTGCAATGTCCCCCCCTGGGTTTGGACGCCGTCGTGGCTGCGGGGTCCCTGGCTGCACCCAGGGTCCCCACCCTGGTCCCTGAGCGTGTGCTTGGGGttgtgctgagcccagcaccctgcagccccccccacccccagcactcTGTTCCCCAAACTGgtcctccctccccatcccactgctggGCTGCCCATGGGGTGGGCACTGTGCCCCCCCATGCATCCCCCCTGCACTGtaggaggggctgggaggggtgttgggtttttttaggaccAAGAGCGAAGCGAGCCTATGGGGTGGTTTAATTcctcctggggggctggggatcTCTGCCCCCCCATTTTGGCAGAAGcctggggggtctctggggagGGGCTGCACTGTCTCAGGGGGCCCTGCTTGGCTGGGGGGGGAGGTCCTGCTGCCCACCATAggtgggagcactggggctgaGGGTGGCCCCTTCATCGGGatgggtgcccccccaccccccaccccatccaTGGTGCATCCTAAACTCCCTCTGTTCCCTCCCGCAGGGAAGCGGAGTGGCTGTGCtggtccccacatcccccatcGTGGGCAGGGGGAAATggggcagcagccccccccagctctgcctgggtATGGGGGGAGCCAGGCCcctctgtccccccccccccccccccccccccactgctggctcatggctCCTGTCGGGGATAAATAATGAAGGGGGAGATCAACACGGAGTGAAACTCGAGTGGGTGCTGCAGCGAGGGGCAGGGTGCGCTGTGGTGGGGGGGGGACGGGCACCCCGGGGC encodes the following:
- the LOC142596079 gene encoding tubulin alpha-1A chain-like, coding for MPSDKTIGGGDDSFNTFFSETGAGKHVPRAVFVDLEPTVIDEVRTGTYRQLFHPEQLITGKEDAANNYARGHYTIGKEIIDLVLDRIRKLADQCTGLQGFLVFHSFGGGTGSGFTSLLMERLSVDYGKKSKLEFSIYPAPQVSTAVVEPYNSILTTHTTLEHSDCAFMVDNEAIYDICRRNLDIERPTYTNLNRLIGQIVSSITASLRFDGALNVDLTEFQTNLVPYPRIHFPLATYAPVISAEKAYHEQLSVAEITNACFEPANQMVKCDPRHGKYMACCLLYRGDVVPKDVNAAIATIKTKRTIQFVDWCPTGFKVGINYQPPTVVPGGDLAKVQRAVCMLSNTTAIAEAWARLDHKFDLMYAKRAFVHWYVGEGMEEGEFSEAREDMAALEKDYEEVGVDSVEGEGEEEGEEY